The region TCATAGCACACCTGCCCTCCGGCGCCGGTCGTGCTCTGATAACCGCACGATAAAGGCGTCTCCCACCGCAGCTCCAACGCGCTCACTGAGGCGCAGATCACCCTCGTCCGTCTGTGTGTCCCTCCTGATACTTTGCTCTTCTGGTACGCTCAGCTCTTCTGCGTGCTTTGCTGGGGACAGTTACCAGACACAGGGCTTCCTTTAACGTTAAAGCAGTATGAGGAAAGCGGGCAGTGCAGAAAGTCAGCAAAAACCTTAAAAATTGCTTGAGGCAGGGGGTAATTGACGGGTGGAAGAACACACAAACTTGTGTGTGCATGCGCTTGAGCTCCTGCTTAGCTCACTGACACAAACTGCTCCAACAAAGGCAGGGTTAACTTCATTAGGACAAGCATGTTTATTGTGAGTAGATACAATGAGAGCAGGTGGGAGCGGCCGAGAACAAACTTTTACCTCAGCAATTCACGCTGAGATACTGCTCTCTGGCTCAGTTATACAACCAAGTCCCAGTTCACTTTGCTTACAGAAGAGGGAGGTGTGTGTTAGGTGTATAGGACAAGGAGTATAGAGCTAGTGGCGTAAGCCAACAAAAGCAGACTTGACACGCATTTAAATGGTTTCTTGAAAAAAAGCATATTCATCAGATACAAATGCAACAAGAGTACATCCATGTAATGCATTAGTACTCAATCGACTGTATtgggtattttaaaaagataaagcCCAGTAACGTTTTTTAACGTTAAAAAAAGCTCCTTCAGACACCTTCTAAAGAAACGTTTCTTATTACAtattaaatattacatattttccacctaagttttgtgtgtgttaagAAGAAGTTTCCTTGCTTTGTATCTCATGAAGCTGCATAGGTATTTCCAAATGCATGGAGAGGCTGCTGTCCTCTAGGAGTTTTTCTGTGGAATTTTGATTGTCAcctaaacaaaaaagaacagtCACAAGTTATTTTCCTGGAGACAGTGTTCAGTTATATTCACTTGAAAGCCAagaggcagcagcatcctgcagaAGAGAACCAGGACCAGAGGACAGTATATCCCAGTCAGTGGGCAGTGACTGGGATCACCTTGGTCTGGAGTCCTATCTGGAAGGCTCGAAGAGAAGGGGAAGCTCGAAGGCTGGGTCACAGCATCTCTCCAGAGATGCCACTGCTCTTCAAGAGGTGGGAGCAGGCACACATGTTTGTTCTCACCTGGAGCTCCTGTACCAAATCAGCCCCCTGCCAGTCGCAAGCTGGAGGCCCTCAATCGGTATGCGCTTTGCTGTATTGTAACTCCGAGGCCATGGGCTAACCACCTCTGCCCAAGAGCTCCATCACCCTTTAGACATTGCAGCTGCAAGCAGACAGTGTGACAGCCCTTCTGCCTTGTCTTACAGGAAATTACTCAGCCTGCGGCGACAGGATTGCCTAACACCAGAAACTTTGGTCTCGCACGTGGACCCAAGGGCATATCGACTCAAGATGAGTGGCATTAAGTACTGGTGGTCACTACTCAGGTTCCCCCTCTTGAGCAATGAGTGCCCAGTGTTCATCTGCCAGTTTGTACCTGCAGAAGCTTCTACCCAACAGGCATGCACCCCCAGCACATGCTCTTTCTGTTCTCCACAAAATAAACTCACGGGGAAGTCCAGACACTTGCATTCTTTACAGTGAGAAACAGCTAAACAGTGCCAAGTGATGCAGGCAATCGGTAATCTATTAGGCCACACATCCTTGTTTTCCTCAGCAGTATAAAGCAAGGCtagctttctgttttaaatacagttaCGTGGGGTTGTGTTTGAGGTTACTTCAGAAGCGCAGCTCCAATTTTGTTTCATGCATTAGATGGAAGAATTGCAACTCTCAGGCCAGCCTATACCAACAGGCACAAATACCATTTGGAGCTACAGCAGGGGGTTGGGAAGTCTGTGGATACAGGGATACTCACATTTTTCACCTCTACATATGCCTCCAGACCGTATTCTCCCAGCTCTCGTCCATTCCCAGAAGCTTTGTAGCCGCCAAACGGGGCTTGTGCGCCAAACACATCATAGCAGTTTATCCTGAAATAGAAACCAAGAGTTAAGCACCTGCAGTTTCAGAACTGCGTAATGGAAGAGCCCTTTCACAGCAAATGGGCATCTCAGCTGTTTATAACAGAGGGACAGCTGAATTTCTAGGCAGGATTTCCCTATTTGTCAGTTCTCTCAGCCAACAGAATTAATCAATACTGGAACCTTATCTTCATCAACCAGGAAACAGAACATCATGAAATCGATTCACGTCTCTCATTATCAGAGGATCAAGCACCCAGGTTGCCACCCACACCTCCTTCAGAGGACAGATACCAAAAGCACCTACTTGTTCACTCAGtaccagtaaagaaaaaaaatacatagtgaGATACTGGATCTCCAAAATCTCTTGTGCTAGAACAGTAAATTGGTGTTGAAGTACTGACTTTGGCATAGTCTTCAGCACAGCCTCAGAACGCAGAGGAACATCCACTGCAGCAGCCAAGACCGCACAGACGTGCTCAGTGATCTAATCACTACCAGCACTCAGAGCCCTGCAGCCGTTGCTGTCATTGCCAGCTGCAGtactggattttcttttcccccatcccATTCATTAATTCACAGGAGGAGCATGGAAGCTTAATATACCTAAATTTTACCAACAGTTGAAGGTCTGACATTACATTCAATGAAGTACATGTAAAATTGGATCCAAAGTAGAGACAGGCTATCAAAGAGCGAGCTTAATGAGAAATGGCAGCACACAAGGAAGCTTCCAGCAGTTTAGGGAGAAGGAAGTGTCAAGGCTCACCAAACTGTTCCAGCTCGCAGGCCCTGTGACACATAGTTTGCTTTGTCAAGATCCTTTGTAAAGACTGCTGCTGCTAGGCCATACTTGGAATCATTTGCTCTCTCAATGACTTCCTCAATTGTTTTGAATTTCAGAATCTGCATGACCGGCCCAAATATCTGCAAAATCCAAACAGAGCATGTGAAAATCTGTGTAAACTGATCATGGGGGAAGCTGTGGTTGATGCTGGAGTTACGTATGTATGCTAGAAGTCACACAGGACATCAAATTCAATGTATCACTTCCCGATTTACGAAGTGCCCAGGATGTAATCTGGAGGGAAGTTTAATGTGGTAACTTTCTAAGAAGCATCGAGTTTCGCAGTTCATGAATGTCCAGTGCTTGTAGACCCATGTTTTTTTGCATCAGACGGGGCAAAATGACAAAGAAGCGAGAAGCCGACAGAAAGAAAGGTGCTGCAGGTCTCACCTCCTCTCTGGCAATCGTCATGTTGTCCTGCACATCACCAAAGACAGTTGGCTGGATGAAATAGCCTCTGTCCGCAGCGGCGTTGCCACCACACAGCAGTTTGGCTCCTTCACGCTTCCCAGTACTAATGTAACCGAGGATCTTCTTAAACTGCTCTTCATCTACCTAAGAGCCATGAGGACAGACAGATCAGCTTCACCTTTACTGGGGGCAAAAAGGCTTTCAACTACAACATGCTGTGCATGTGACTGGGCTCTAGCAATTCCTCATTTCAACAGACTGCCAAGCCAGCTTCAAAGGGAgatgataatttttaaatgccagCGTCAAGTGGAAGTTTTGGAATAATCAGAATGGCTAATTAACTTCTCCCTCCTGCACAAGCAAGGAGGTAATGGGCACAGATCAAAGGAGATTAATCAAGAGACCGAAGGATACCTTTCATTCTAATCTACTGATGCGCAGTGACTTGAGATTGGGACTATTTAATGAGATAACAGTTCAGGACATTTCCCGCTCTTACCTGAGGCCCCTGTTCAGTTTTAAAGTCAAATGGGTTTCCAACCACCCTGGACTTGGCCTTCTCAACACTCCTCTCCACAAACTCATGATATATATCCTCCTGGACATATGTTCGGgatccagcacagcagcactgcccttgGTTGAAGAAGAGGGCAAAATGGGCTTGATCCACAGCCCAGTCCACTAAGAttggggagaagagagaaaacaagtaagcaaacaaaaccagccagagTCAGTAAGTGACTTCTTTGGAACAACTATCATGCAGACTGCTGGACTGTCAGTGATAAAAAGTCCTCTCAGTTGACAGGCGTTTTCTGTGCTTTGGTAGGGCAGAAGTTATGTACAGATTTAATTAGTATGAAGGTCTACTAAAGCACCCcatatcagagaaaaaaatctaatctgAGGCAGATTACAGTTCTCATTTGAAATTATGAGGTATTGAGGACAAGTTATTTTAGATCTAGAAGAATTTCCTTCCTTACTGCCATATAAAAGCATGTGTGTGGGCTCATTAAGACCAAAAATGAGTCTCTATGCAAGAGATGAGGGAACCAGAGCTTCACAAGACTAGAAAAGAGCGGTACGCActaagagaaagacagaaagaaaatgaaaacaaaaatgggaCTGAGAAGACTGAAGGAAGATACTGAAAAAATTCTCATTTGTTGATAACTGAGCTTCTTCACAGCACTGAGAAAGACGTGGGAGTGAAGAAGTGCTGATACACAAATACGGCAGCTACAGCAGGAGGCACGGAGACTTCTCTGGGTGAGAACAGCCAGGTGGTGTCAGAGCTGGAGACTCAGACAACACAGGAGaggtttcctttcccctccagctctgcttgcagaaagccaatgtaaAAGATACAGATCAAATATTATGCTAGCGAGTGCTTACTGTCTGCATCAGACATGATTATATTTGGACTCTTTCCTCCAAGCTCCAGTGTCACCCTCTTTAGGTTACTCTCTGCTGCAGCCTTCTGGATCAGATGCCCAACCTGCATAGTGAGAACAGGTATTAGGAATTAACTCCTATATACAGCAACACCTGGCAGGGCGGCTGGTTTTAGATCTCAGTCAGCAGTTTAATAATAATCCCTTCATTGTCAGGGCTTTAAGGGAACAACTGAAATCTGCCCAGAGTTTCACCTCTAGTAAGAAGCAGCTCAGGGGAAACAACAGAAAGCGTTCTAAAGAAGGGACCTAAAAAGAGTCTtatgtaaagtaaaaataaatgtcacaCCCTGAAGtcagctgtgttttttaaaaagaagtgtagAAGGCAAGGCACCTCCAGTATTTTATCCAGGAAAGGTATTACAGCAATGAGATATTCTCTCTATCCCAAGGGCTTAAAGGTTATGATACTCCCTTACCTCCGTGGAGCCAGTGAAGGCCACTTTATCTACGTCCATGTGGGAAGAGATAGCAGCCCCTGCAGTGGGCCCGTACCCAGGGATGATGTTCACCACGCCTGGTGGGAATCCAGCCTGACGGTtcacagcaggagagagcaacaTTATTCCTTTTACAAATCAAAGATTTCACCTACCCTCATCTGTTAGTAATGCTTCAGTAGACCTCCCACGAAGAACAGAGACTCTTCTACTTCACTTTAATTTCCCAGGTCTTCAGTTTTAGTGTTCGGTTCGCAAGAACCAGGACAACTCCCCACCCCGCATCCTAAGCATGGTTTGGAGCTATATATGTTAGCTTTCTAATCGCCCTGAAGTTTGGTGTTTAACTGAACCTTAAAGAGTTCTTCCCTAATCAAGATTTACATCCTCTGCATACGCATTTATAAGGACAAGGGTTTTTTTCGCTAAATCAAATGCTAAGATATCCAAGACAATCCAGCCTTTATTTGGATCAGACAGCCCTTCTCTATTCCCGTCACAAGCCCACCGCAGCTCACCAGTCTGGCTGTATCACACTGCACTCAGCAGCGATAGCGAGGCAGCGGATGGAAACCCAGCCTGTTCGCTCACCTCTTTGATCAGATTAGCCACGTAGAGAGCACTCAGGGGCGTTTGCTCCGCCACTTTCATCACAACCACATTCCCAGTAGCCAGGGCAGGCCCAAGTTTCCATGCTTGCATCAACAGCGGGAAGTTCCACTGAAAAACAAGGAAGCGTCTGCTGGTCTGAACTTGAAAGTTTCTAATTAATCAGTAAGTAACCAGTGAGCTTCATTCAAATCAGCTGCAGCACCTATGGAAGCAGTCTTTGATCCTTCCCTAGCTGCTCTTCAGTGTTTGGCTCCTTTTCAAGCACTGCCTTCTGCTTGTCCAGGAAAACTGTACTCTGAAGTGTGAGGTCTCTCAGTACCATTGCAAAAACCCGGCTTTTTTTGGAGTTAATCTTTACTGTCAGTTTAGCCACTAAACATTCTTTCGAGGTATTTTCAAAGCAAGCCTGTTTGTAATGACAGAGCAGTGTGCACAGATCGGTGAGGTGTTTACATTCAGTTCTTGCTCA is a window of Mycteria americana isolate JAX WOST 10 ecotype Jacksonville Zoo and Gardens chromosome 13, USCA_MyAme_1.0, whole genome shotgun sequence DNA encoding:
- the ALDH2 gene encoding aldehyde dehydrogenase, mitochondrial, with translation MLRAAVRGARLCRGPARLGAPFSAAAASPIPAPNPRPDIAYNKIFINNEWHDAVSKKTFPTINPATGEVICQVAEGDKADVDKAVKAAKAAFQLGSPWRRMDASHRGKLLNRLADLIERDRAYLAALETLDNGKPYSISYLVDLDMVVKCLRYFAGWSDKFHGKTIPLDGDFFCYTRHEPVGVCGQIIPWNFPLLMQAWKLGPALATGNVVVMKVAEQTPLSALYVANLIKEAGFPPGVVNIIPGYGPTAGAAISSHMDVDKVAFTGSTEVGHLIQKAAAESNLKRVTLELGGKSPNIIMSDADMDWAVDQAHFALFFNQGQCCCAGSRTYVQEDIYHEFVERSVEKAKSRVVGNPFDFKTEQGPQVDEEQFKKILGYISTGKREGAKLLCGGNAAADRGYFIQPTVFGDVQDNMTIAREEIFGPVMQILKFKTIEEVIERANDSKYGLAAAVFTKDLDKANYVSQGLRAGTVWINCYDVFGAQAPFGGYKASGNGRELGEYGLEAYVEVKNVTIKIPQKNS